The Panthera uncia isolate 11264 chromosome C2, Puncia_PCG_1.0, whole genome shotgun sequence genome contains a region encoding:
- the NCK1 gene encoding cytoplasmic protein NCK1 isoform X2: protein MDWLNVFKDFFSIGKVKRKPSVPDSASPADESFVDPGERLYDLNMPAYVKFNYMAEREDELSLIKGTKVIVMEKCSDGWWRGSYNGQVGWFPSNYVTEEGDSPLGDHVGSLSEKLAAVVNNLNTGQVLHVVQALYPFSSSNDEELNFEKGDVMDVIEKPENDPEWWKCRKINGMVGLVPKNYVTIMQNNPLTSGLEPSPPQCDYIRPSLTGKFAGNPWYYGKVTRHQAEMALNERGHEGDFLIRDSESSPNDFSVSLKAQGKNKHFKVQLKETVYCIGQRKFSTMEELVEHYKKAPIFTSEQGEKLYLIKHLS, encoded by the exons ATGGATTGGTTAAAcgtctttaaagattttttca GCAttggaaaagtgaaaagaaaacctagTGTgccagattctgcatctcctgcTGATGAAAGCTTTGTTGACCCAGGGGAACGCCTCTATGACCTCAATATGCCTGCTTATGTGAAATTTAActacatggcagagagagaagatgaatTATCATTGATAAAAGGGACAAAGGTTATTGTCATGGAGAAATGCAGTGATGGGTGGTGGCGGGGTAGCTACAATGGACAAGTTGGATGGTTCCCTTCAAACTATGTAACTGAGGAAGGCGACAGTCCTTTGGGTGACCATGTGGGTTCCCTGTCAGAGAAATTAGCAGCAGTTGTCAATAACCTAAATACTGGGCAAGTGTTGCATGTGGTACAGGCTCTTTACCCATTCAGTTCGTCCAATGATGAAGAACTTAATTTTGAGAAAGGAGATGTAATGGATGTTATTGAAAAACCTGAAAATGACCCTGAATGGTGGAAATGCAGGAAGATCAATGGAATGGTTGGTCTGGTGCCAAAAAACTATGTTACCATTATGCAGAATAATCCATTAACCTCAGGTTTGGAACCATCACCTCCGCAATGTGATTACATTAGGCCTTCACTCACTGGAAAATTTGCTGGCAATCCATGGTATTATGGGAAGGTCACCAGGCATCAAGCAGAAATGGCATTAAATGAAAGAGGGCATGAAGGTGATTTCCTCATTCGTGATAGTGAATCTTCG ccaaatgatttctctgtatcACTAAAAGCACAAGGGAAAAACAAGCATTTTAAAGTTCAACTAAAAGAGACTGTCTACTGTATTGGGCAGCGTAAATTCAGCACCATGGAAGAACTTGTAGAACATTACAAAAAGGCACCAATTTTTACAAGTGAACAAGGAGAAAAACTGTATCTTATCAAGCATTTGTCATGA
- the NCK1 gene encoding cytoplasmic protein NCK1 isoform X3, with protein MNTTSIGKVKRKPSVPDSASPADESFVDPGERLYDLNMPAYVKFNYMAEREDELSLIKGTKVIVMEKCSDGWWRGSYNGQVGWFPSNYVTEEGDSPLGDHVGSLSEKLAAVVNNLNTGQVLHVVQALYPFSSSNDEELNFEKGDVMDVIEKPENDPEWWKCRKINGMVGLVPKNYVTIMQNNPLTSGLEPSPPQCDYIRPSLTGKFAGNPWYYGKVTRHQAEMALNERGHEGDFLIRDSESSPNDFSVSLKAQGKNKHFKVQLKETVYCIGQRKFSTMEELVEHYKKAPIFTSEQGEKLYLIKHLS; from the exons ATGAATACCACAA GCAttggaaaagtgaaaagaaaacctagTGTgccagattctgcatctcctgcTGATGAAAGCTTTGTTGACCCAGGGGAACGCCTCTATGACCTCAATATGCCTGCTTATGTGAAATTTAActacatggcagagagagaagatgaatTATCATTGATAAAAGGGACAAAGGTTATTGTCATGGAGAAATGCAGTGATGGGTGGTGGCGGGGTAGCTACAATGGACAAGTTGGATGGTTCCCTTCAAACTATGTAACTGAGGAAGGCGACAGTCCTTTGGGTGACCATGTGGGTTCCCTGTCAGAGAAATTAGCAGCAGTTGTCAATAACCTAAATACTGGGCAAGTGTTGCATGTGGTACAGGCTCTTTACCCATTCAGTTCGTCCAATGATGAAGAACTTAATTTTGAGAAAGGAGATGTAATGGATGTTATTGAAAAACCTGAAAATGACCCTGAATGGTGGAAATGCAGGAAGATCAATGGAATGGTTGGTCTGGTGCCAAAAAACTATGTTACCATTATGCAGAATAATCCATTAACCTCAGGTTTGGAACCATCACCTCCGCAATGTGATTACATTAGGCCTTCACTCACTGGAAAATTTGCTGGCAATCCATGGTATTATGGGAAGGTCACCAGGCATCAAGCAGAAATGGCATTAAATGAAAGAGGGCATGAAGGTGATTTCCTCATTCGTGATAGTGAATCTTCG ccaaatgatttctctgtatcACTAAAAGCACAAGGGAAAAACAAGCATTTTAAAGTTCAACTAAAAGAGACTGTCTACTGTATTGGGCAGCGTAAATTCAGCACCATGGAAGAACTTGTAGAACATTACAAAAAGGCACCAATTTTTACAAGTGAACAAGGAGAAAAACTGTATCTTATCAAGCATTTGTCATGA